Proteins from a single region of Pseudomonas quebecensis:
- a CDS encoding OprD family porin, which yields MSQLARNSCARLGLVGLGSLAITLPFAAHADGFVDDAKATLNLRNAYFNRNFTNPGNAQGKAEEWTQNFILDAKSGYTQGTVGFGIDVLGLYSQKLDGGKGTGGTQLLPIHDDGRPADNFGRLGVALKTKLSKTELKVGEWMPVLPILRSDDGRSLPQTFRGGQVTSNEIAGLTLYGGQFRGNSPRNDASMEDMFMNGKTAFKSDRFNFGGGEYTFNDKRTQVGLWYAELSDIYQQQYVNLIHSQPVGDWTLGANLGFFNGKEDGSALAGDLDNKTAFALLSAKYGGNTFYVGLQKLSGDSVWMRVNGTSGGTLANDSYNSSYDNAKEKSWQLRHDFNFAVLGVPGLTLMNRYISGSNVHTGTITDGKEWGRESELAYTVQSGALKNLNVKWRNSTMRRDFSTNEFDENRIFISYPISLL from the coding sequence GTGAGTCAACTCGCCCGCAATTCCTGCGCACGCCTGGGCCTGGTCGGCCTCGGCAGCCTGGCCATCACCCTGCCCTTCGCCGCGCATGCCGACGGCTTTGTCGACGACGCCAAGGCCACCCTCAACCTGCGCAACGCCTATTTCAACCGTAACTTCACTAACCCAGGCAACGCCCAGGGCAAGGCTGAAGAGTGGACGCAGAACTTCATTCTCGACGCCAAGTCCGGTTACACCCAAGGCACCGTTGGCTTCGGAATTGACGTGCTGGGGCTGTACTCGCAGAAACTCGATGGCGGTAAAGGCACCGGCGGCACCCAGTTGTTGCCGATCCACGACGACGGCCGCCCCGCCGACAACTTCGGACGCCTGGGCGTGGCGCTGAAAACCAAGTTGTCGAAGACTGAATTGAAAGTCGGCGAATGGATGCCGGTGCTGCCGATCCTGCGCTCCGACGATGGCCGCTCACTGCCGCAAACCTTCCGCGGCGGCCAGGTCACGTCCAATGAAATCGCGGGCCTGACCCTCTACGGCGGGCAATTTCGCGGCAACAGCCCGCGCAACGACGCGAGCATGGAAGACATGTTCATGAACGGCAAAACGGCGTTCAAGTCCGACCGTTTCAACTTCGGCGGCGGTGAATACACCTTCAATGACAAGCGCACCCAGGTCGGCCTGTGGTACGCCGAGCTCAGCGATATCTACCAGCAGCAGTACGTCAACCTCATCCACAGCCAACCGGTGGGCGACTGGACCCTGGGCGCCAACCTCGGTTTTTTCAACGGCAAAGAGGACGGCAGCGCACTGGCCGGCGACCTCGATAACAAAACCGCGTTTGCCCTGCTCTCGGCCAAGTACGGCGGCAACACGTTCTACGTGGGCCTGCAGAAACTCAGCGGCGACAGCGTGTGGATGCGCGTCAACGGCACCAGCGGCGGCACCCTGGCCAACGACAGCTACAACTCCAGCTACGACAACGCCAAGGAAAAATCCTGGCAACTGCGTCACGACTTCAACTTCGCGGTGCTCGGCGTACCCGGCCTGACCTTGATGAACCGCTACATCAGCGGCAGCAACGTGCACACCGGAACGATCACTGACGGCAAGGAATGGGGCCGCGAATCGGAACTGGCCTACACCGTGCAGAGCGGCGCGCTGAAAAACCTCAACGTGAAATGGCGCAACTCGACGATGCGTCGGGATTTCAGCACCAACGAGTTCGATGAGAACCGGATATTCATCAGCTACCCGATCTCGCTGCTCTAA
- a CDS encoding aldose 1-epimerase: MLELEDHVTHLTLNPAVGGSLVNWCVRATGQPLLRHSDQQALNTGLPGKLGCYPLVPWSNRIAEGGFENPDGWLALTPNSLTDPFAIHGSAWQQAWQVVSQTTTEAVLEVLCQTPFAYRAEQRFRLNNGELSIQLCVTHLAEKAAWHGLGLHPYFPRRAGTQLQARAAQVWLSDASKLPTALATIPDAWDFHILKNLPDGLVDNGFCQWDGACRIEQPELGYALECRAIGADYFLLYCPPGLGFFCIEPVSHPVNAHHLPGRPGLKLLEQGQSTHLDFTLKYLPH, from the coding sequence ATGCTTGAACTTGAAGATCATGTGACTCACCTCACCCTGAACCCTGCCGTGGGCGGCAGCCTCGTCAACTGGTGCGTGCGCGCCACCGGCCAGCCGCTGTTACGGCACAGCGACCAGCAGGCATTGAACACCGGGCTGCCCGGCAAGCTTGGCTGCTACCCGCTGGTGCCGTGGTCCAACCGCATCGCCGAAGGCGGTTTTGAGAACCCCGACGGCTGGCTGGCCCTGACGCCCAACAGCCTTACCGACCCCTTTGCGATTCATGGTTCGGCCTGGCAGCAGGCATGGCAAGTGGTCAGCCAAACGACGACTGAGGCAGTGTTGGAGGTGTTGTGCCAAACGCCCTTCGCCTATCGCGCCGAGCAACGGTTTCGCTTGAATAACGGCGAACTGAGCATTCAATTGTGCGTGACCCATCTGGCCGAAAAGGCGGCGTGGCATGGGTTGGGGTTGCACCCCTACTTTCCGCGCCGGGCCGGCACGCAATTGCAGGCCAGGGCGGCGCAGGTATGGCTGAGCGACGCGAGCAAGTTACCGACAGCGTTGGCGACGATTCCGGATGCCTGGGATTTCCACATATTGAAAAACCTGCCGGATGGCCTCGTGGACAATGGCTTCTGCCAGTGGGATGGGGCCTGCCGGATCGAACAGCCGGAGCTGGGCTATGCCCTGGAGTGCCGGGCCATCGGCGCCGATTACTTCCTGCTGTACTGCCCGCCGGGGCTCGGCTTCTTTTGCATCGAACCGGTAAGCCATCCGGTCAATGCCCATCACCTGCCGGGCAGGCCGGGGCTGAAGCTGCTGGAACAGGGCCAATCAACCCACCTCGATTTCACCCTGAAATACCTCCCGCACTGA
- a CDS encoding MFS transporter produces MDKYTPRTWQPHERPSLPGSPSTPLHPTYKRWLFAMVGVLVAITGGLGNSLVIANLQYLQGALGATTAEMAWLPAAYVMTNVCMNLLLVKFRQQFGLRAFTEVFLVLYALVTFGHLFVNDLNSAIAVRAAHGMVGAALSSLGLYYMIQAFPAKWRMKALVLGLGTAQLALPLARLFSEDLLQIAEWRGLYLFELGLALICLGCVFLLKLPPGDRFKTFEKLDFLTFAILASGVALLCAVLSLGRIDWWLEAPWIGIASACSLVLIMAGLAIEHNRANPLLMTRWLGSGVMIRLALAVVLIRMVLSEQSTGAVGFMQVLNMSYEQMHTLYVVMLAGAISGLVVSALTINPAHLLMPLIISLALMATGSVMDSFSNNLTRPQNLYVSQFLLGFGGTFFLGPTMVLGTRNVLTNPRNLVSFSVMFGICQNLGGLIGAALLGTFQVVREKYHSSMIVEHLTLLDPRVAARVQSGGSAYGGLVADPELRNLMGIRSLATAATREANVMAYNDVFMLIAIIAILTMLWIFIRSLWLMSTTKAATPPVQSSGVTS; encoded by the coding sequence TGGTGATCGCCAACCTGCAATACCTGCAAGGCGCACTCGGTGCGACCACCGCGGAAATGGCCTGGCTGCCTGCCGCCTATGTAATGACCAACGTGTGCATGAACCTGCTGCTGGTGAAGTTTCGCCAGCAGTTCGGTCTGCGTGCCTTTACCGAAGTATTCCTGGTGCTGTACGCGCTGGTGACCTTCGGCCATCTGTTCGTCAACGACCTTAACTCGGCCATCGCCGTGCGGGCGGCCCATGGCATGGTCGGCGCGGCGCTGAGTTCGTTGGGGTTGTACTACATGATCCAGGCGTTCCCGGCCAAGTGGCGCATGAAAGCCCTGGTGCTGGGGTTGGGCACCGCGCAATTGGCGCTGCCGCTGGCGCGATTGTTCTCCGAGGATTTGCTGCAGATCGCTGAATGGCGCGGCTTGTATCTGTTCGAATTGGGCCTGGCGCTGATCTGCCTGGGTTGCGTGTTTCTGCTCAAACTGCCACCCGGTGATCGTTTCAAGACCTTTGAAAAACTCGATTTCCTCACCTTTGCGATCCTCGCCAGCGGCGTAGCGCTGCTGTGTGCGGTGCTGTCCCTGGGGCGTATCGACTGGTGGCTGGAAGCGCCGTGGATCGGCATCGCCTCGGCTTGCTCGCTCGTGCTGATCATGGCCGGCCTGGCCATCGAACATAATCGCGCCAACCCGCTGCTGATGACGCGCTGGCTGGGCAGCGGTGTGATGATCCGCCTGGCGCTGGCGGTGGTGTTGATTCGCATGGTGTTGTCCGAGCAGTCCACCGGCGCGGTGGGTTTTATGCAGGTGCTCAATATGAGCTACGAGCAGATGCACACCCTGTATGTGGTGATGCTGGCCGGGGCGATCAGCGGGCTGGTGGTCAGTGCGTTGACGATCAATCCGGCGCATCTGTTGATGCCGCTGATCATCTCCCTGGCGCTGATGGCTACGGGGTCGGTGATGGACAGCTTTTCCAACAACCTGACCCGGCCGCAGAACCTGTATGTCAGCCAGTTCCTGCTCGGCTTTGGCGGTACGTTCTTTCTGGGGCCGACCATGGTGCTGGGGACCAGGAACGTGCTGACCAACCCGCGCAACCTGGTGAGTTTTTCGGTAATGTTCGGCATCTGCCAAAACCTCGGCGGCCTGATTGGCGCGGCGTTGCTTGGCACTTTCCAGGTGGTGCGCGAGAAGTATCACTCCAGCATGATCGTCGAGCACCTGACCCTGCTCGACCCTCGTGTGGCAGCGCGCGTGCAGAGCGGCGGTTCGGCCTATGGCGGGCTGGTCGCCGACCCGGAACTGCGCAACCTCATGGGCATTCGCAGCCTGGCCACGGCGGCCACCCGTGAGGCGAATGTGATGGCCTACAACGATGTGTTCATGCTGATCGCGATCATCGCCATCCTGACCATGTTGTGGATCTTCATCCGCAGCCTGTGGCTGATGAGTACAACCAAGGCAGCAACCCCTCCCGTTCAATCCAGCGGCGTTACTTCATGA
- a CDS encoding SMP-30/gluconolactonase/LRE family protein — MTAELIVDARNAVGECPVWVPEENALYWVDIPNGGLQRWSAATGHLAAWKAPQMLACIARTDAGNWVAGMETGFFQLTPHNDASLDATLLAGVEHPRTDMRLNDGRCDRQGRFWAGSMVLDMGLNAAEGILYRYASGSAPHAQLEGFITLNGLAFSPDGRTMYVSDSHPLVQRIWAFDYDLDTGTPSNRREFVDMHNHLGRPDGAAVDADGCYWICANDAGLIHRFTPDGRLDRSLSVPVKKPSMCAFGGSRLDTLFVTSIRDDQGPQSLAGGVFALNPGVTGLPEPTFTL, encoded by the coding sequence ATGACTGCTGAATTGATCGTCGACGCCCGCAACGCCGTGGGCGAATGCCCGGTGTGGGTACCCGAGGAAAACGCCCTGTATTGGGTGGATATCCCCAACGGCGGCCTGCAGCGCTGGAGCGCCGCCACCGGCCACCTGGCTGCGTGGAAAGCCCCGCAGATGCTCGCCTGCATCGCCCGCACCGACGCGGGCAATTGGGTCGCCGGCATGGAAACCGGGTTTTTCCAACTCACCCCGCATAACGACGCAAGCCTCGACGCCACGCTCCTGGCCGGTGTCGAGCACCCGCGCACGGACATGCGCCTGAACGATGGCCGCTGTGATCGCCAGGGGCGCTTCTGGGCCGGCAGCATGGTACTGGACATGGGCCTGAATGCGGCCGAGGGCATCCTTTACCGCTATGCGTCAGGTTCCGCGCCGCATGCTCAGCTGGAAGGCTTTATCACGCTGAACGGCCTGGCCTTCAGCCCCGACGGCCGCACGATGTACGTCTCGGATTCGCACCCGTTGGTGCAACGGATCTGGGCTTTTGATTACGACCTCGACACCGGCACACCGTCCAACCGCCGCGAGTTCGTCGACATGCACAACCACCTCGGCCGTCCCGACGGCGCCGCCGTGGACGCCGACGGCTGTTACTGGATCTGCGCCAACGACGCCGGGCTGATCCACCGTTTCACCCCCGACGGCCGCCTCGATCGCTCCTTGAGCGTACCGGTGAAAAAGCCCAGCATGTGCGCGTTTGGCGGCAGTCGCCTGGACACCTTGTTCGTCACCTCGATCCGTGATGACCAGGGCCCGCAGTCGCTCGCCGGCGGCGTATTCGCCCTCAACCCCGGGGTGACCGGCCTGCCGGAGCCCACCTTCACCCTCTGA
- a CDS encoding HlyD family secretion protein — protein sequence MTETTTTTNAIASTPEGTTPSGATVNEPRSLRVRILSSLGFAAIAIVGVLIVLYAWQLPPFSSAVETTENALVRGQVTIIGPQLSGYVFEVPVQDFQYVKAGDLLVRLDDRIYKQRLDQALAQLAVQKAALANVVQQRNSAEATIKLRQAALADSQAQARKSTADLRRNQELISDGSVSKRELDVTRAANAQTQAAVAQAQASLEIARQDLQTVIVNRGSLEAAVASAEAAVELARIDLSNTRITAPRDGQLGQIGVRLGAYVNSGAQLMALVPKQLWVIANMKETQMDNVQVGQPVTFTVDALNHRRFHGTVQHISPATGSEFSLLQADNATGNFVKIAQRVPVRITVDPDQAESERLRPGLSVVVSIDTAGRLKNSPP from the coding sequence ATGACTGAAACAACGACTACCACCAACGCCATCGCCTCCACCCCCGAAGGCACCACGCCCTCGGGTGCGACCGTGAATGAACCGCGCTCGCTGCGGGTGCGCATCCTGTCATCCCTGGGCTTTGCCGCGATTGCCATCGTCGGTGTGTTGATTGTGCTGTACGCCTGGCAATTGCCGCCGTTCAGCAGCGCGGTGGAAACCACTGAAAATGCCCTGGTACGCGGCCAGGTCACGATCATTGGCCCGCAGCTCAGCGGCTATGTGTTCGAGGTGCCGGTGCAGGACTTTCAGTACGTCAAGGCCGGCGATCTGCTGGTGCGCCTGGACGACCGCATTTATAAGCAGCGCCTCGATCAGGCGCTGGCGCAACTGGCGGTGCAGAAGGCCGCGCTGGCCAATGTAGTGCAGCAGCGCAACAGCGCCGAAGCCACGATCAAACTGCGTCAGGCAGCCTTGGCGGACAGCCAGGCCCAGGCGCGCAAAAGCACCGCCGATCTGCGGCGTAATCAGGAGCTGATCAGCGATGGCTCGGTGTCCAAGCGCGAGCTGGACGTCACCCGCGCAGCAAATGCCCAGACCCAGGCGGCAGTGGCCCAGGCCCAGGCCAGCCTGGAAATCGCCCGGCAGGATCTGCAAACGGTGATCGTCAACCGCGGCTCCCTTGAGGCCGCGGTGGCCAGTGCCGAGGCGGCGGTGGAGCTGGCGCGGATCGACCTGTCCAATACCCGCATTACCGCACCGCGTGACGGCCAATTAGGGCAGATCGGCGTGCGCCTGGGCGCCTACGTCAACTCCGGCGCGCAGTTGATGGCGCTGGTGCCGAAGCAGTTGTGGGTGATCGCCAATATGAAAGAAACCCAGATGGACAATGTGCAGGTCGGCCAGCCGGTGACCTTTACCGTGGATGCGCTGAACCACCGCAGGTTTCACGGCACGGTGCAGCATATTTCCCCAGCCACCGGTTCCGAGTTCAGCCTGTTGCAGGCCGACAATGCCACCGGCAATTTTGTGAAGATTGCCCAGCGCGTGCCGGTGCGGATTACCGTCGACCCGGATCAGGCCGAGAGCGAACGGTTGCGGCCGGGGTTGTCGGTGGTGGTGAGTATCGACACCGCCGGCCGCCTGAAAAACAGCCCGCCCTGA
- a CDS encoding NAD-dependent epimerase/dehydratase family protein: protein MTTITPTPFHRLLLTGAAGGLGKVLRERLRPYAHVLRLSDIAEMAPAANAQEEVQPCDLSDKQAVHHLVEGVDAILHFGGVSVERPFEEILGANICGVFHIYEAARRHGVKRVIFASSNHVIGFYKQDEKIDARSPRRPDSYYGLSKSYGEDMASFYFDRYGIETVSIRIGSSFPEPQNRRMMHTWLSFDDLTQLLERALYTPNVGHTVVYGMSDNLDTWWDNRYAAHLGFVPKDNSEVFRAQVEAQPPVADNDPAKVYQGGAFCAAGPFGD from the coding sequence ATGACCACCATCACCCCAACTCCCTTCCATCGCCTGCTGCTCACCGGGGCCGCCGGCGGCCTGGGCAAAGTCCTGCGCGAACGCCTGCGCCCCTACGCCCACGTACTGCGCCTGTCGGATATCGCCGAGATGGCCCCCGCCGCCAACGCCCAGGAAGAAGTGCAGCCGTGCGATCTTTCGGACAAACAAGCCGTGCATCACCTGGTGGAAGGCGTCGACGCAATCCTGCACTTTGGCGGCGTGTCGGTGGAGCGACCGTTCGAGGAGATTCTCGGCGCGAATATCTGCGGGGTTTTCCATATCTACGAAGCCGCGCGCCGCCATGGCGTCAAACGGGTGATCTTCGCCAGCTCCAACCATGTGATCGGCTTCTACAAGCAGGACGAAAAAATAGACGCCCGCTCCCCGCGCCGCCCGGACAGCTACTATGGTCTGTCCAAGTCCTACGGCGAAGACATGGCGAGTTTCTACTTCGATCGCTACGGCATCGAGACCGTCAGCATCCGCATCGGCTCCTCGTTCCCCGAGCCGCAGAATCGCCGGATGATGCACACCTGGTTGAGCTTCGATGACCTGACCCAACTGCTCGAACGCGCCCTGTACACGCCCAACGTCGGCCACACCGTGGTCTACGGTATGTCGGACAACCTCGACACCTGGTGGGATAACCGCTACGCCGCGCACCTGGGCTTCGTGCCCAAGGACAACTCCGAAGTGTTCCGCGCCCAGGTCGAAGCCCAGCCGCCGGTGGCTGACAACGACCCGGCCAAGGTGTACCAGGGCGGCGCGTTCTGCGCGGCCGGGCCGTTTGGCGATTGA